From the Lathyrus oleraceus cultivar Zhongwan6 chromosome 4, CAAS_Psat_ZW6_1.0, whole genome shotgun sequence genome, one window contains:
- the LOC127075783 gene encoding LOB domain-containing protein 18 produces MSINSSCSGSGGGCSGGGSGGNGGVCGPCGACKFLRRKCIPGCIFAPYFDSEHGASHFAAVHKVFGASNVSKLLQNVPVHKRFDAVITICYEAQARLRDPVYGCVAHIFTLQQQVMSLQAELSYLQGHLATYEVPQPPTPSPPQAFPMVSSSSIPPTYDLSSLFDPMAQTSAWAMHQRPNEPRQYLGSGTSTPSSNNGGDLQVLARELLHRYGSAPSSRSLSK; encoded by the exons ATGAGTATAAACTCTAGTTGCAGCGGTAGCGGTGGTGGTTGTAGTGGTGGTGGAAGTGGTGGAAATGGTGGTGTTTGTGGTCCTTGCGGTGCGTGCAAGTTTTTGAGGAGGAAGTGTATTCCGGGTTGTATCTTTGCGCCTTACTTCGATTCGGAGCACGGCGCTTCACATTTCGCGGCCGTTCATAAGGTTTTTGGTGCTAGCAATGTTTCGAAGCTGTTGCAAAATGTTCCGGTGCACAAACGTTTTGATGCAGTTATCACCATTTGTTATGAAGCTCAAGCAAGGTTGAGAGATCCTGTTTATGGTTGTGTTGCTCATATCTTTACCCTTCAGCAACAG GTGATGAGTTTACAAGCAGAACTCTCCTACTTACAAGGTCACCTAGCTACATATGAAGTCCCTCAACCACCAACACCTTCTCCACCACAAGCATTTCCAATGGTCTCTTCTTCATCCATTCCACCCACATATGACTTGTCTTCACTCTTTGATCCTATGGCACAAACTTCTGCATGGGCCATGCATCAAAGGCCTAATGAGCCTCGTCAATATTTGGGTAGTGGCACATCAACACCAAGTAGCAATAATGGTGGGGATCTTCAAGTATTGGCAAGAGAGCTTTTGCATAGATATGGATCTGCTCCATCCTCTCGTTCTCTTTCCAAATGA